The Sesamum indicum cultivar Zhongzhi No. 13 unplaced genomic scaffold, S_indicum_v1.0 scaffold00165, whole genome shotgun sequence genome includes a region encoding these proteins:
- the LOC105179515 gene encoding threonine dehydratase biosynthetic, chloroplastic-like isoform X2: MEVLRFVPARSLPLHAKFSTKDAVSTSSNAVKCSRLKPLIYATLSNPGAEILPSAEKIPRVPPLNGPIPSTPSAPLLRVSPSSLQCDSGYMLPNENLGRTVVNDGTLNAMEYLTNILASRVYDVAYESPLQLATKLSERWGVNVWLKREDLQPVFSFKLRGAYNMMAKLPKEQLKRGVICSSAENHAQGVALSAQRLGCNAVIAMPVTTPEIKWRSVERLGATVVLVGDSYDEAQAYAKKRAEEEGRTFIPPFDHPDVIIGQGTVGMEIVKQTKGPIEAIFVPVGGGGLIAGIAAYVKRVSPEVKIIGVEPFDANAMALSLYHDQRVMLDQVGGFADGVAVKVVGEEPFRLCRELIDGIVLVGRDAICASIKDMFEEKRSILEPAGALALAGAEAYCKYYGLKGANVVAVTSGANMNFDRLRLVTELADVGRRREAVLATYMTEEPGSFKQFCELVGPMNITEFKYRYNSDKEKALVLYSVGLHTELELEGMVKRMKSAQLQTINLTENDLVKDHLRHLVSLSPTSEDDKHGFSLFT, from the exons ATGGAAGTTCTTCGCTTTGTCCCTGCGCGATCACTCCCCCTTCACGCCAAATTTTCCACCAAGGATGCCGTCAGCACATCCTCCAATGCCGTTAAGTGCTCCCGCCTAAAGCCGTTGATCTATGCCACTCTGTCTAATCCGGGGGCGGAGATTTTACCCTCGGCCGAAAAGATTCCTAGGGTTCCGCCGTTGAATGGCCCGATTCCTTCCACGCCGTCGGCGCCTCTGTTGAGAGTTTCTCCAAGTTCTCTCCAGTGCGACAGCGGGTATATGTTGCCGAATGAGAATCTGGGTAGAACTGTTGTTAACGACGGTACGCTGAATGCAATGGAGTATTTGACGAATATACTGGCGTCAAGGGTGTATGATGTGGCGTATGAGTCGCCGTTGCAGCTGGCGACGAAGCTTTCCGAGAGGTGGGGGGTCAATGTTTGGCTCAAGAGAGAGGATCTTCAGCCT GTCTTCTCATTCAAGCTTCGAGGTGCTTATAATATGATGGCAAAACTTCCAAAGGAACAGTTGAAAAGAGGAGTAATTTGTTCATCAGCAGAAAATCATGCTCAAGGTGTGGCATTGTCTGCACAGAGGTTGGGGTGCAATGCTGTGATTGCTATGCCTGTTACTACACCAGAAATTAAG TGGAGATCGGTTGAAAGACTGGGGGCAACAGTTGTACTTGTAGGGGACTCATATGATGAAGCCCAAGCTTATGCCAAAAAGAGAGCTGAAGAGGAGGGCCGCACATTTATACCTCCTTTTGATCACCCTGATGTAATCATAGGGCAGGGAACTGTTGGAATGGAGATTGTGAAACAGACGAAAGGCCCAATAGAAGCAATATTTGTGCctgttggtggtggtgggctTATAGCTGGTATTGCTGCCTATGTCAAAAGGGTTTCTCCGGAGGTAAAAATTATTGGAGTTGAACCATTCGATGCAAATGCAATGGCATTATCACTTTACCATGACCAGCGAGTTATGCTGGATCAAGTGGGCGGTTTTGCTGATGGAGTAGCAGTAAAAGTGGTTGGTGAAGAGCCTTTCCGTCTTTGCCGGGAACTGATCGATGGTATAGTTCTTGTTGGCCGTGATGCTATTTGCGCATCAATAAAG GACATGTTTGAGGAGAAAAGGAGCATTTTAGAACCAGCAGGTGCTCTTGCCCTGGCTGGTGCGGAAGCTTACTGCAAGTACTATGGACTGAAGGGTGCAAATGTAGTAGCAGTGACTAGTGGAGCTAACATGAACTTTGATAGATTGAGATTGGTAACTGAACTTGCAGATGTTGGTAGACGACGTGAAGCAGTACTTGCGACTTACATGACAGAGGAGCCTGGAAGCTTTAAACAATTCTGCGAGCTT GTGGGGCCTATGAATATCACTGAATTCAAATACAGATATAATTCAGATAAAGAAAAAGCTTTAGTATTATACAG TGTTGGCCTTCATACAGAATTAGAACTTGAAGGAATGGTCAAGAGAATGAAATCAGCTCAACTACAGACTATTAATCTTACAGAAAATGACTTGGTCAAAGATCATTTGCGACATTTG GTCAGCTTGTCGCCCACAAGTGAAGATGACAAGCATGGATTCAGTTTGTTTACTTGA
- the LOC105179514 gene encoding polyadenylate-binding protein 7: MAVEPTVPNSPASLYVGDLAMDVTDGMLFDAFSEFKSLASVRICRDSSTGRSLGYGYVNFISPQDAIHAIEVKNHSTLNGRVIRVTWSHRDPDARRSGIGNVFVKNLCDTMDSVKLQEMFQKFGNILSCKVVTSDDGKSKGYGFVQFESETSAKAAIEKLNGSTDGDKQMYVGKFVKKSDRAVPSHEAKYTNLYIKNLDTGFSEEVLMEKFAQFGKIVSLAVSKDDNGASRGFGFVNFENPDDAKRAVEALHGSQLGSKVLYVARAQKKSEREELLRRQFEEKRKEQILKYQASNVYVKNIDDDVTDDELKEHFSQCGTITSAKIMRDDKGVSKGFGFVCFSTPEEANKAVYTFHGFMLRRKPLYVAIAQRKEERHAKLQLLYAQRMAALAGQQSTVIPGGYSPLYYPAPGVVSPIPAQPGLMYQPPGIRPGWRANSITNPTRPAVQPSPVASVPNNSRNQRQNRGRTNSHILPQGAGLSYPPHLQQQTHSLASSKDSSNHQPIVIAAGLGAEGSEMLSSVLAAAPPEQQKQILGERLYPLVGHHQPDLAAKITGMLLEMDNSELLVLLDSPDSLAAKVEEAVEVLKLSKSKVSNQDSLRSNYLSAEVAVN, from the exons ATGGCTGTGGAACCGACGGTGCCGAATTCGCCGGCGTCGCTGTACGTTGGAGATTTGGCGATGGACGTGACGGATGGTATGCTGTTTGACGCTTTTTCGGAGTTCAAGAGCCTCGCATCCGTTCGTATCTGCCGTGACTCCTCCACTGGCCGCTCCCTTGGTTATGGCTATGTCAACTTCATCTCGCCTCAAGACG CCATCCATGCTATTGAGGTGAAAAATCATTCCACATTGAACGGGAGGGTGATAAGGGTTACGTGGTCACATCGTGATCCAGATGCAAGAAGAAGTGGAATTGGAAATGTCTTTGTCAAG AACTTGTGTGACACCATGGATAGTGTGAAGCTTCAAGAAATGTTTCAGAAGTTTGGTAATATATTATCCTGTAAAGTTGTCACTTCTGATGATGGGAAGAGTAAAGGATATGGCTTTGTCCAGTTTGAGTCTGAAACCTCTGCAAAAGCTGCCATTGAGAAGCTCAACGGTTCAACCGATGGAGACAAACAGAT GTATGTGGGTAAATTTGTGAAGAAGAGTGACCGAGCTGTTCCTAGTCATGAAGCAAAGTACACAAATCTGTACATTAAGAATTTGGATACGGGTTTCTCCGAGGAAGTCCTTATGGAGAAGTTCGCTCAATTTGGAAAAATAGTAAGCTTAGCTGTCTCGAAGGACGATAATGGGGCATCAAGGGGCTTTGGATTTGTCAACTTTGAGAATCCGGACGACGCTAAACGTGCAGTGGAAGCTTTACATGGATCACAACTTG GCTCGAAGGTTTTATATGTTGCCCGGGCACAGAAAAAATCTGAACGTGAGGAATTGCTACGCCGCCAATTTGAGGAGAAAAGGAAGGAACAGATCCTCAAGTACCAG GCTTCAAATGTGTATGTGAAGAATATTGATGATGACGTCACTGATGATGAGCTGAAGGAACATTTTAGTCAGTGTGGCACAATTACCTCCGCAAAGATTATGAGAGATGATAAAGGAGTGAGCAAGGGATTTGGATTCGTTTGCTTCTCCACGCCAGAGGAGGCAAATAAAGCTGTGTATACTTTCCATG GATTCATGTTGCGTAGGAAGCCATTGTATGTTGCAATTGCTCAGAGGAAAGAGGAAAGGCATGCCAAATTACAACTTCTATATGCTCAACGAATGGCAGCATTAGCAGGACAACAATCCACTGTTATTCCTGGTGGATATTCTCCTCTTTATTATCCAGCTCCTGGTGTTGTTTCACCGATTCCTGCACAACCTGGTCTGATGTATCAGCCTCCGGGTATCAGGCCAGGATGGAGGGCTAATAGCATCACGAATCCTACTAGACCTGCAGTTCAACCATCTCCAGTTGCCTCG GTACctaataattcaagaaatcaaaGACAGAACAGGGGAAGAACGAACTCGCATATCCTTCCACAGGGTGCTGGCCTGTCATACCCACCACATTTGCAACAACAGACTCATTCTTTGGCTTCGTCAAAAGATTCAAGCAACCATCAG CCTATAGTCATCGCTGCTGGACTGGGTGCTGAGGGGTCAGAGATGTTAAGTAGCGTGCTTGCTGCAGCTCCTCCAGAGCAGCAGAAACAGATACTTGGGGAGCGTCTTTATCCTCTTGTTGGTCATCATCAG CCTGATCTAGCAGCAAAGATAACAGGAATGCTTTTGGAGATGGACAATTCTGAACTACTAGTGTTATTAGATTCACCAGATTCACTAGCAGCCAAGGTGGAAGAGGCGGTTGAGGTGCTCAAACTCTCCAAGTCCAAAGTCTCAAACCAAGACTCTCTGCGCTCGAATTACCTTTCTGCTGAAGTCGCAGTCAACTGA
- the LOC105179513 gene encoding aspartic proteinase-like protein 2: MAAEGFLVMAAVVAMAAAAVVSALKAGGGFQGVLTLERAFPVEGRLELEAIKARDRARHARILQSFPGGIVDFTVGGTSDPYAGGLYYTKVRLGSPPQEFNVQIDTGSEVLWITCNSCNDCPQNSGLGIPLNFFNAATSSSFSSISCSDNICASMVQLASAECSTESNQCGYSFQYGDGSGTAGFYASDMLYFDTILGTSLIANSSAPIVFGCSTSVFGDLTKSDRAVDGIFGFGQQGLSVISQLSSLGITPKVFSHCLKGEGRGGGILVLGEILDPRIVYTPLVPSQPHYNLYLQSIAVNGQLLPIDQAMFTTSGNQGTIVDSGTTLAYLVEGAYDPLVAAITAAVSSSVRLITSNGNQCYLVSTSVAETFPAVSFNFAGGASMVLRPIDYLVLTGYLDGAAVWCIGFLKVQNEGTTILGDLFLKDKIFVYDLAHQRIGWADYDCSLSVNVSITSGKDEYVNAGQLSVSRSSSTTDIFKTMHKTYNALMLHILVFFIGIQLL; the protein is encoded by the exons ATGGCTGCCGAGGGTTTTTTGGTGATGGCGGCGGTGGTTGCTATGGCGGCCGCGGCGGTGGTGTCGGCGTTGAAAGCCGGTGGAGGATTTCAGGGAGTACTGACTCTGGAGAGGGCGTTTCCGGTGGAGGGGAGACTGGAGCTTGAGGCGATTAAAGCTCGGGACCGGGCGAGGCACGCGCGAATCTTGCAGAGCTTTCCCGGCGGCATCGTGGATTTCACGGTTGGCGGTACCTCTGATCCCTACGCCGGGGG ACTTTACTACACCAAGGTGAGATTGGGATCTCCGCCACAAGAGTTCAATGTGCAAATTGATACTGGGAGTGAGGTCTTGTGGATTACATGCAATTCCTGTAACGATTGTCCCCAGAACAGTGGATTGGGA ATTCCTCTCAATTTCTTCAATGCTGCTACATCTTCATCTTTTTCATCTATATCCTGCTCGGATAATATATGTGCTTCCATGGTTCAACTTGCATCTGCTGAGTGCTCTACTGAAAGCAACCAGTGTGGATACTCATTCCAATATGGAGACGGGAGTGGTACTGCTGGCTTTTATGCATCTGATATGCTTTATTTTGATACGATTTTGGGTACCTCATTGATAGCCAATTCTTCGGCTCCTATTGTTTTCGG GTGCAGCACCTCTGTGTTTGGGGACTTGACTAAATCAGATAGAGCAGTGGATGGAATATTTGGGTTTGGACAGCAGGGTCTGTCGGTGATATCACAATTGTCATCACTAGGAATCACACCTAAAGTATTTTCTCACTGCTTGAAAGGAGAGGGCCGTGGTGGTGGCATATTAGTTCTTGGTGAGATATTGGATCCGAGAATCGTTTATACTCCCCTTGTGCCATCACA gcctcattataatttatatctgCAGAGCATTGCTGTCAATGGGCAGTTGTTACCTATTGATCAAGCAATGTTTACAACATCAGGCAACCAAGGAACCATTGTCGATTCTGGAACAACTTTGGCATACCTTGTCGAAGGAGCTTATGATCCTTTAGTTGCTGCT ATAACTGCTGCTGTTTCTTCATCTGTGAGACTAATTACTTCTAACGGAAACCAGTGCTATCTAGTCTCTACGAG TGTAGCTGAGACATTTCCAGCtgtttcattcaattttgctGGTGGTGCATCCATGGTTTTAAGACCGATTGACTACCTTGTGCTCACGGGATATCTT GATGGTGCTGCTGTGTGGTGCATAGGATTTCTTAAGGTCCAGAATGAAGGCACAACTATTTTGGGAG ATCTTTTTCTCAAAGATAAAATCTTTGTTTATGATTTGGCTCATCAAAGAATAGGATGGGCAGACTATGATT GTTCCTTGTCGGTGAACGTCTCCATAACTTCTGGTAAAGACGAATATGTGAATGCGGGACAGCTGAGTGTGAGCAGAAGCTCATCAACTACTGATATCTTCAAAACAATGCATAAAACGTATAATGCTCTCATGCTGCATatattggtattttttatcGGGATTCAGCTTTTGTAA